The genomic interval CAGAATAGTCTGATTGCCTAAGAGGGGGTTTTAGCTCATCGTTAACTCAAAGAGGAGACGATGATGACGGACAATGCATTGCACTTTGGCTTTTGCAACACTAAATATCTTAAATTCTTACAGTATCAAAGAATCAATCACTTACTGGCTGCAATTCACGCAAACTTACGCATAATTTATTCAGAACATCGCCTTGACCCGGCAATCTTCGCACCGGTGCAGTGATTTCAGGCCATCTCCCTGAAACATCCGGTGCCCTTTAAGCTTTTCCTCCATTTTGGCCACCATACTCTGAGTTGTGAACGGCTTGCCACAATCTATACAGTGAAAAGGTGACTCCTCGTTTACGGTTCGAGCCCGCATTCTTTGTTCAGCGTTAAGCAACAAGCGCGCATGCAGTGAAATTGCACCTTCCGGGCAGGCACGTTCACAAATTCCGCATTGAACACAATTCCATTCCAGAAACGTCAATCTGGGACTTTCCTTATCATCGCCCATTGCCCCGGAAGGACAAACTGATACACAGGCCATACAAAGCGTACACGCATCGGTATCGATATCCACCGTACCGAACGGGGAACCGTTGGGAAGATCAACAACATCTTTGCTGACATTTGCTGTTTGAATCAGATGATCAAACGCAAATCGAAGTACGACCCGTTTCTCGTCTAGCCCGCCATAAGTGGCAGCGAGCGCAATCCCATTGGCCGGGTCTACCGCCAGGCTGTCCGGATTGGAGAGGTGCTCGACATCTATCAGGCGAACGCAAGTGCCCGAATAGCCCAGCCCTTCCAGTAGCACGCCTGCCAGCTTGACCTGTGACTCCAGTGCGGTCAGTGTGGAAGGTGGTGTGTGCGTTGTTGTCACAATCATGACAGACCGTGCACCGTAAGCAAGTGCTGACAGCCAGACTTCAATACCTGTTGAACCCGTTTCCTCGATCCGCCAAGGAATAATATCAGCAGCCATATTACCAACCGCATCCTCAACTGCACTGCCGGCATGTTCACTGGCGAACAGCAATAACGCGGCGGCTTTATCTGTAGCTTCACGAAAGCTACTGAGCAGTCGTCGTAGACTGTCTAATGTACGGGTCAGGTTGGGATAGGCGTAGGTCATCGCACCCGTCGGACACACCGCAGCGCACGACCCCAAACCGTGACACAGGTAAGGATCTACCGCGATACGTTCAGCCAGAGAGGTGAGCGATCCTGTCGGACAAGCATCGATGCACTGGGTACAACCCACTATCCCGCGTTCACCGTGGGCGCAGATGTCGGAGTTGTATTGCACATAACGCGGTTTTTCAAAGGTCCCATTAAGGTCGGGTATATCCAATAGTGCCTGATCAAGTCTCGATGAATCCCCAGCCGGCGCAAAATAGCCCGGTGGCAACAATTCGGTTCTGAGCAACGGATCTCGAGCAAGGTCAAGGACTATGTCGATTCCGCCACCCGCCAGATTCATGGCCTTCGCTAACTCCACCTCTTTCTGACCTCGCTCAATAATCACCTCGAAGTTACCCAGATGACCATATATTTGTTTCGGTTTGCCAAAAACAACTGGGACATCCTGGCCGGCAACTTGACGCTTCTCGTAACCTGTCGGTGGGGACGACGTATTGTCGATGGCGTCTGTCGCGAGTACGAAACAGGTCACAGACCCGACAAGACTCTCAGCCACCGACAACGCAGAGGGTTCCGGACCGATGATCAGAACCAGGCCGGCTGAAGTGTACGAAACCAGCGATGTGGGCTCTGCGCTGCCTTTCAGCCCGTGCAGCAGAGCTGTGCGCCGCGCCTGCGCCAATTGATTTTCCCCGGGCAGATCAAAACCGAGATAGTCGATGATTGCTGTGTCTGAATCAGTCATCCGGGTTTGACACCTTCGCTATCCCTTGCGCCATTGCTGGCAGTCTTATCTGTTTCTTCTTCGGTCTGCGCTATCCTGGCATCATTGGGGGATGTTTTGATGTCACCGCACTGATCATCATTGCCTACAACCTGGTCCTCCGCCGGGGTTTGCCCGGGTGCAAGGCTTTCCCCGTCTGCAGCAAGCGCCTCCTGGGCCCGCTGCGCCTCAAGCTCCGCCCTATGCCACATATCGGCTATCATAACGTCGCCCAATGGCTCAAAAACGGTAAAATCTTCATCGTAGTCGTCCAATCCATCTCGCACGTTGAAAGCCGCAAGATGAAACATCTTGCGTAGGGCTTACTTGCGCAGCACCTTGCTGACTTCAGGGGAAAGAAAACTACTGAAATCATTGTCTTCGCCGAGTGTGTCCAATGGCGGCATGTCAGCATCAGTCAATGGATTTTCAGCAGCCTCCTCCGAATCGACGTCAGCGGCTACTTGATCCCTACCCTGTTCTTGACCGGAACTGTCCAGTTCACCCTCGCGGGACATCTGTTTGCAGTTCGACCAGTGCCTGAAAAAACTATGTGGCTCGTCTTCCATGGACACCCTATCACCCTCCCTGCAAGGGACGGCGAACTCGATGTCAAATCCACCATAAAGGTATTGCCAAATACCGTCATCTTCACGGATCAGTGTCGATTCCGTTTCGCCGCCATTGTGATTTCCGCCGATAACACCCACTACTGACCAACTGTCAGCCAGCCCCGGTTTGTCATGAAACGATTTTCGCTCCACAATAACAGACACTTAAAACCGTGTAGGTCCCGGGGTTTTGATGGTTGCAAGGTTTGCCATAGACCATCACTATACTGGTCAAGACAGAAGCACTCAATTGTGACGAGTAAAGATGGGACGACAGCAAACAGATCTTGGTCAACCGCCGACAGTTCATCGACCTATTTTGTCGAACGAAGGACTGCCTGCAACATACCCCGTCGAAGCGCGAGACGAGTACGGCGACCGACGCGATCTGCGTGTAGCTGGAGAGTTTCCTCTGACCATCAAAGTTGATGGGCGTGAAGTCGTGACTTTAATGACGCTGGGCACCTACCCGGAGAAACTCACACTGGGATATCTGCGCAACCAGCGACTTATCGACCACATCGAAGAGATCGCAGAGGTTAGAGTCGACTGGGAGCGGGAAACCGCTGATGTCATCACAACGCACGGTGAGGGCATCACTAACTTACAGGAAAAAATCTCCAGCCGTATTGTCACCAGTGGCTGTGGTCAGGGTACCATATTCAGTTGCACCCTCGACAAACTCTACGACACTCGTCTGCCTCGTGTTGAGATACTTCAGTCCACCATCTATGCACTACTGAAGACGATCAGTAGTTATAACGAAGTTTACCGCGCTGCCGGCGCAGTACATGGTTGTGCATTGTGTGACGGTGCACAGATCCTCTATTTTGTTGAAGATGTCGGTCGACACAATGCGACCGATACCATTGCCGGAGAGATGTGGCTGGAAGGACTTGAGGGAAATGACAAGCTC from Gammaproteobacteria bacterium carries:
- a CDS encoding 4Fe-4S binding protein; the encoded protein is MTDSDTAIIDYLGFDLPGENQLAQARRTALLHGLKGSAEPTSLVSYTSAGLVLIIGPEPSALSVAESLVGSVTCFVLATDAIDNTSSPPTGYEKRQVAGQDVPVVFGKPKQIYGHLGNFEVIIERGQKEVELAKAMNLAGGGIDIVLDLARDPLLRTELLPPGYFAPAGDSSRLDQALLDIPDLNGTFEKPRYVQYNSDICAHGERGIVGCTQCIDACPTGSLTSLAERIAVDPYLCHGLGSCAAVCPTGAMTYAYPNLTRTLDSLRRLLSSFREATDKAAALLLFASEHAGSAVEDAVGNMAADIIPWRIEETGSTGIEVWLSALAYGARSVMIVTTTHTPPSTLTALESQVKLAGVLLEGLGYSGTCVRLIDVEHLSNPDSLAVDPANGIALAATYGGLDEKRVVLRFAFDHLIQTANVSKDVVDLPNGSPFGTVDIDTDACTLCMACVSVCPSGAMGDDKESPRLTFLEWNCVQCGICERACPEGAISLHARLLLNAEQRMRARTVNEESPFHCIDCGKPFTTQSMVAKMEEKLKGHRMFQGDGLKSLHRCEDCRVKAMF
- a CDS encoding formate dehydrogenase accessory sulfurtransferase FdhD; the encoded protein is MGRQQTDLGQPPTVHRPILSNEGLPATYPVEARDEYGDRRDLRVAGEFPLTIKVDGREVVTLMTLGTYPEKLTLGYLRNQRLIDHIEEIAEVRVDWERETADVITTHGEGITNLQEKISSRIVTSGCGQGTIFSCTLDKLYDTRLPRVEILQSTIYALLKTISSYNEVYRAAGAVHGCALCDGAQILYFVEDVGRHNATDTIAGEMWLEGLEGNDKLFYTTGRLTSEIVMKAAHMGIPILVSRSGITYMGMELAQDLGVTLIARAKGRHFLVYNGEDSLEYDDKPERRSAAGEKAAV